The following DNA comes from Syntrophorhabdus sp..
GACAGCTGGTAGGGGGTCTCTTTTGTTTCTATGGATTCTTTCTTTTCGAAATAGATGTGTTTCTCGGCGATCTCTCTCAGGGAGGTCACGATCTCCCTGTTCGTGGACTTCGTAAGGGGCTTCGCGCCCTTGATGAGCTGCTTCGACCGGCGCGCCGCGAGATGGACAAGCTCGAAACGGTTCTC
Coding sequences within:
- a CDS encoding DNA-directed RNA polymerase subunit omega; the protein is MARITVEDCMEMVENRFELVHLAARRSKQLIKGAKPLTKSTNREIVTSLREIAEKHIYFEKKESIETKETPYQLS